In the genome of Nonlabens sp. MB-3u-79, one region contains:
- a CDS encoding OsmC family protein gives MTSIVEYKGNLRCESTHLKSSDSFTTDAPVDNNGKGEAFSPTDTVATALASCMLTVMGIKAEEMGVNLIGSVAKVTKTMSASPRRISQIDVELGMKGNCDHRAQLILERVANTCPVLNSLHPELLKNIIFNWG, from the coding sequence ATGACTTCAATTGTTGAGTACAAAGGTAATCTAAGATGTGAATCAACTCATTTAAAAAGCAGCGATTCATTCACTACAGATGCTCCAGTAGATAATAATGGTAAAGGAGAAGCTTTTTCCCCAACAGATACTGTAGCTACTGCTCTGGCGAGTTGTATGCTAACTGTTATGGGGATAAAAGCTGAAGAAATGGGAGTGAACCTTATAGGAAGTGTTGCAAAAGTGACTAAAACTATGTCGGCAAGTCCACGGCGTATTTCTCAAATAGATGTGGAACTAGGGATGAAAGGAAATTGTGATCATAGAGCACAATTGATATTAGAACGCGTGGCAAATACTTGTCCGGTTCTCAATAGTTTGCATCCTGAGCTGTTGAAAAACATTATTTTTAATTGGGGATAA
- a CDS encoding CTP synthase: MAHAKYIFVTGGVTSSLGKGIVAASLAKLLQARGLRVTIQKLDPYINVDPGTLNPYEHGECYVTEDGAETDLDLGHYERFLNVNTSQSNNVTTGRIYQSVINKERRGEFLGKTVQVIPHITDEIKERIQILGKSGDYDVVITEIGGTVGDIESLPYIESVRQLQWELGEHNSLVIHLTLIPYLRAAAELKTKPTQHSVKTLMESGVQADILVCRTEHELSDEIRTKLARFCNVKQEAVIQSIDVETIYDVPNKMLLEGLDRVVIKNLKIETKDQPDLRSWNKFVQRHKNPKSTVTIGLIGKYVELQDSYKSILEAFIHAGAANEVKVKIESIHSEYLEVENVAKKLSHLDAVLVAPGFGERGVEGKIEAVRYAREHKLPFFGICLGMQMAVIEYARNVLGIQDSNSIEMDEKTANPVISLMEDQKNILDMGGTMRLGAWDCELLGGKIKEIYGSNLISERHRHRYEYNNEYREQLEQAGLKTTGINPKSNLVETVEVEDHPWFIGVQYHPEYKSTVASPHPLFISFVKAAAKYKLKRNTI, translated from the coding sequence ATGGCACATGCAAAGTACATATTTGTAACCGGTGGGGTAACCTCTTCTTTAGGAAAGGGGATTGTCGCCGCTTCTCTGGCAAAACTGCTGCAGGCCAGAGGTTTAAGGGTTACTATTCAGAAGCTTGATCCGTATATAAATGTGGACCCAGGAACGCTGAATCCTTATGAGCATGGAGAGTGTTATGTGACAGAAGATGGAGCAGAAACAGATCTTGATTTAGGCCATTACGAGCGTTTTCTTAACGTAAACACCTCTCAATCCAATAATGTTACTACTGGTAGAATCTATCAAAGTGTCATAAATAAGGAAAGACGTGGTGAGTTTTTGGGCAAAACAGTACAGGTAATCCCTCATATTACGGACGAAATTAAAGAACGAATTCAGATATTAGGTAAATCTGGAGATTATGATGTTGTTATCACAGAAATAGGTGGAACAGTAGGTGATATTGAGTCCCTTCCCTATATTGAAAGTGTTAGACAGTTGCAATGGGAACTAGGCGAGCATAATTCTTTAGTGATTCATTTGACATTGATACCTTATTTGAGAGCAGCAGCAGAGTTAAAAACCAAGCCTACGCAGCACAGTGTGAAAACACTTATGGAAAGTGGTGTACAGGCAGATATTTTGGTGTGCCGCACAGAACACGAGCTTTCTGATGAGATACGTACCAAGCTGGCACGTTTTTGTAACGTAAAGCAAGAAGCGGTGATTCAGTCTATTGACGTAGAGACCATCTATGATGTTCCTAATAAAATGTTATTGGAAGGACTTGATAGAGTCGTGATTAAAAATCTTAAAATTGAGACAAAGGACCAACCGGACTTAAGAAGCTGGAATAAATTTGTCCAGAGACATAAAAATCCTAAGAGTACGGTAACCATAGGATTAATAGGTAAATATGTAGAGTTACAAGACTCTTATAAATCTATATTAGAAGCATTTATTCACGCAGGAGCTGCTAATGAAGTTAAAGTAAAGATTGAATCCATACACAGTGAATATTTAGAAGTTGAAAACGTAGCAAAAAAATTATCTCATCTTGATGCTGTTTTAGTGGCACCAGGATTTGGTGAGCGAGGTGTCGAAGGAAAGATAGAAGCTGTACGTTACGCTAGAGAGCATAAACTGCCATTTTTTGGTATTTGTTTAGGAATGCAAATGGCAGTAATTGAATACGCTCGTAACGTTTTAGGAATTCAAGACTCTAACTCTATAGAGATGGATGAGAAAACGGCAAACCCTGTGATTTCCCTGATGGAAGATCAGAAAAATATTTTGGACATGGGTGGGACTATGCGTTTAGGAGCTTGGGATTGTGAGCTTTTAGGTGGGAAGATCAAAGAGATATACGGTAGTAATCTTATTAGTGAGCGTCACAGACATCGCTATGAGTACAATAACGAGTACCGAGAACAACTTGAACAAGCAGGTTTAAAAACCACAGGTATCAACCCTAAATCAAACCTTGTTGAAACTGTTGAGGTAGAAGATCACCCTTGGTTTATAGGGGTGCAATACCATCCAGAATATAAAAGTACTGTTGCTTCACCACATCCATTATTTATATCTTTTGTAAAGGCAGCAGCAAAGTATAAATTAAAAAGGAATACCATATAA
- the bshC gene encoding bacillithiol biosynthesis cysteine-adding enzyme BshC, whose product MSLNHKPYQSIRHFSSLMSDYLDKEDLLKPLYHRFPKMENFEEQILEKQSEWSNAQVKRELLSDVLQHQYEYIEDKEQSIQNINLLKDQATFTVTTGHQLNLFTGPLYFLYKIISTINLCQQLQEKHPNYNFVPVYWMATEDHDFEEIQYFNYGDKKVVYNREATGGVGRLSNDGLDDVFSAFKDLLGKHDHAVEVLSLFEKGYIENKNLADATRVIAHELFKEQGLVIIDADNERLKSLAIPYFKEELVSKASFNAVSKTLETWPDQYKVQVNPREINLFYLTDDYRKRIIEKEGIYHIDETETSFTQEEILKELENHPERFSPNVIMRPLYQEVILPNLCYIGGGGEMAYWLELKDYFDSQQVSFPILLLRNSALLVTKKQLDKLERMQLDVWDLFEQDHKLTTRLTHKISGIEIDFSDQKEHLKQQFAALHLLATQTDSSFENAVKAQEHKQIKGLEHLEKRLLKAQKRQLDDHLERALKLKKELFPNDSLQERQTNFSVFYEEYGTAFIDNIKENLDPLDLRFTIIKL is encoded by the coding sequence ATGAGTTTGAACCACAAACCGTATCAGTCTATTAGACATTTCTCTTCGTTAATGTCAGATTACCTTGATAAAGAGGATCTATTGAAACCTTTGTATCACAGGTTTCCTAAGATGGAAAACTTTGAGGAGCAGATTTTAGAAAAGCAATCTGAATGGAGTAATGCTCAAGTAAAGAGAGAACTGTTATCTGACGTATTACAACATCAATATGAGTATATAGAAGACAAGGAGCAGAGTATTCAAAACATCAATTTACTTAAGGATCAAGCTACGTTTACTGTAACTACCGGCCACCAGCTTAATTTGTTTACAGGGCCGTTGTATTTTTTATACAAGATTATTTCGACCATCAATTTGTGTCAACAACTTCAAGAAAAGCATCCTAATTACAATTTTGTACCTGTCTACTGGATGGCCACAGAAGATCATGATTTTGAGGAGATTCAGTATTTTAATTACGGGGATAAAAAAGTAGTTTACAATCGAGAGGCCACAGGTGGAGTAGGAAGGCTATCTAACGATGGATTAGATGATGTGTTTTCTGCCTTTAAAGATCTTTTAGGGAAACATGATCATGCTGTAGAGGTGCTGAGCCTTTTTGAGAAAGGATATATAGAAAATAAAAATCTGGCAGATGCCACTAGAGTCATTGCCCATGAATTGTTTAAGGAGCAAGGTCTGGTTATTATAGACGCTGATAATGAGCGGCTGAAATCCTTGGCAATACCTTATTTTAAGGAAGAACTGGTCTCAAAAGCTAGTTTTAATGCAGTTAGTAAAACACTAGAAACCTGGCCAGATCAATATAAAGTACAAGTAAATCCGCGAGAGATCAATTTATTTTATCTGACGGATGACTATCGCAAACGTATTATAGAAAAGGAAGGAATCTATCATATAGATGAGACAGAAACAAGCTTTACCCAAGAAGAAATCCTTAAAGAATTAGAAAACCATCCTGAGCGTTTCTCGCCTAATGTGATTATGAGACCGCTTTATCAAGAAGTGATATTACCTAATTTGTGCTACATAGGTGGTGGAGGCGAGATGGCCTATTGGTTAGAATTGAAAGACTATTTTGATTCACAACAAGTAAGCTTTCCGATATTGTTATTGCGCAACTCTGCATTGTTAGTGACTAAAAAACAACTGGATAAGCTGGAAAGAATGCAGTTAGATGTCTGGGACCTATTTGAACAAGATCACAAGCTTACTACTCGACTTACTCATAAAATTAGTGGTATAGAAATAGATTTTTCTGATCAGAAAGAGCATTTGAAGCAACAATTTGCGGCACTTCACCTCCTAGCAACTCAAACAGATTCTTCTTTTGAAAACGCGGTAAAAGCCCAGGAGCATAAGCAAATAAAAGGGTTAGAGCACCTTGAAAAAAGGCTTTTAAAAGCCCAAAAGCGGCAACTAGATGATCATCTAGAAAGGGCGTTAAAACTTAAAAAAGAACTGTTCCCTAATGATAGTTTACAAGAAAGACAGACTAATTTTTCTGTCTTCTATGAAGAATATGGGACAGCCTTTATAGATAACATTAAAGAAAATCTAGATCCGTTAGATTTAAGATTCACCATTATTAAACTCTAA
- a CDS encoding LysM peptidoglycan-binding domain-containing protein, which yields MKNIVVIVCMCFAFAKADAAFIQNYKQHTVEQGETIYTLTRKYKVTSQELLELNPDLKSGLKYGQVLLIPAENKVLTQRRIKTYKKHRVGRKETLYSLSKKYGITELDIKEANKELYSNPLRKGDRIQIPVFEEVENTIPKIKEIVLDPTNLPDGKYLVRPGEGMYRIATKYGIHTDSLQKLNPEVEALRPGMILNVPKNVSLITLEDKDNDAPVTAAIDENRMMQYVIPKKMGMYSLKKLAGVSEDSLISLNPQLKEGLQEGMSVTIPNPNYGKLIDLKLETSGIARLADSLRNFKKQRLAIMLPFSLQKINETTSDRDNLKSDRTMRIALDFYSGVKIAIDSANALGIPVAYDLFDTQKNLQATKNILKGTDFTKYSTVIGPLMSMNVVETAKELKGINIPVISPLTNTDVKLYRNLFQARPDDDMLKSKLKAYLVKYAADKNVIIVTDNSNPELKNEFASILPHAKLLVPNAEKNYIYSIDYIKKLKPDVENVVVLAVDNVGFITDAITNYSAKAATHQITMFGLENYEEMELSSTKLARLNYIFPRMFKESDDSNSFIEKYYSIHNITPNAYATRGFDVALDIIFRQASASDLYDSARRNGKTVMTENKFDYSKKFLSGFYNDAVYILQYQEDLSIKELDINAITKEL from the coding sequence ATGAAAAATATAGTAGTTATAGTTTGTATGTGTTTCGCTTTCGCGAAAGCGGATGCCGCATTCATCCAAAATTATAAGCAACATACCGTAGAGCAAGGGGAAACTATTTATACACTTACAAGAAAGTATAAGGTAACCTCTCAAGAGCTGTTAGAACTCAATCCAGACTTAAAGTCTGGGCTTAAATACGGTCAAGTGCTTTTGATTCCAGCTGAGAATAAAGTGCTTACACAACGAAGAATCAAAACCTATAAAAAACACCGTGTAGGTCGTAAAGAAACGCTCTATAGTCTTTCTAAAAAATACGGAATTACAGAGTTAGATATTAAGGAAGCAAATAAAGAGCTGTATTCTAACCCATTGAGAAAAGGAGATCGCATTCAAATACCTGTTTTTGAAGAGGTAGAAAATACAATTCCTAAAATTAAAGAAATTGTATTAGACCCTACTAATTTACCAGACGGTAAGTATCTCGTAAGGCCTGGCGAGGGAATGTACCGCATCGCTACTAAATATGGTATCCACACAGATTCCCTTCAAAAACTCAATCCAGAGGTAGAGGCATTAAGACCAGGGATGATATTAAATGTGCCGAAGAATGTTTCTTTGATTACTCTAGAGGACAAGGATAATGATGCGCCTGTTACTGCAGCTATTGATGAGAATCGAATGATGCAGTATGTAATACCTAAGAAAATGGGTATGTATTCGCTTAAAAAATTAGCTGGTGTGAGTGAAGATTCTTTGATCTCTCTGAACCCACAATTAAAGGAAGGACTCCAAGAGGGAATGAGTGTTACTATTCCTAATCCTAATTATGGAAAGCTCATCGATTTAAAACTCGAGACTTCAGGCATTGCTAGATTAGCAGATAGTTTGAGAAACTTTAAAAAACAGCGTCTTGCGATCATGCTTCCTTTCTCACTTCAAAAAATAAATGAAACTACTAGCGATCGAGATAACTTAAAGAGTGACCGTACGATGCGTATTGCATTAGATTTTTATAGCGGTGTGAAGATCGCAATAGACAGTGCTAATGCATTGGGAATTCCAGTAGCTTATGACCTTTTTGATACGCAGAAAAATCTTCAGGCTACTAAGAATATTTTGAAAGGAACTGACTTTACCAAATACAGTACTGTTATAGGGCCGTTAATGTCCATGAATGTTGTGGAAACCGCCAAGGAGCTTAAAGGAATCAATATTCCAGTCATTTCCCCGTTAACCAATACAGATGTGAAGTTGTATCGCAATTTGTTTCAAGCGCGACCTGATGATGACATGCTCAAGTCAAAGCTCAAAGCCTATCTGGTAAAATATGCCGCTGATAAAAATGTAATTATCGTAACCGATAATAGTAATCCCGAACTTAAAAACGAGTTTGCCTCGATCTTACCTCATGCCAAGCTTTTGGTCCCTAACGCAGAGAAGAATTACATTTATAGCATTGATTATATCAAAAAATTAAAGCCAGATGTGGAAAATGTAGTGGTCCTAGCGGTGGATAATGTAGGCTTTATTACAGATGCGATTACAAATTATTCTGCAAAGGCAGCTACTCATCAAATTACCATGTTTGGTTTGGAGAATTATGAGGAAATGGAACTATCTAGCACAAAACTAGCAAGGCTTAATTACATATTTCCACGTATGTTTAAAGAAAGCGACGATAGTAATTCCTTTATTGAGAAGTATTACTCTATTCATAATATCACGCCTAATGCCTATGCTACCCGAGGTTTTGATGTGGCTCTAGATATTATATTCAGACAAGCCAGTGCTTCTGATTTATACGATAGTGCCAGGAGAAATGGTAAAACTGTTATGACCGAGAACAAATTTGATTATTCCAAAAAGTTCCTTTCTGGATTTTATAACGATGCTGTTTATATTTTACAATATCAAGAAGATTTAAGTATTAAAGAACTAGATATTAATGCAATTACAAAAGAACTATAA
- the guaA gene encoding glutamine-hydrolyzing GMP synthase gives MQHDKILILDFGSQYTQLIARRVRELNIYSEIHPFNKVPSNLDGYKAIILSGSPMSVRSEAAFHIDLSEIRGKKPLLGVCYGAQYLAHFHGGEVGASSTREYGRANLSFVKEDPFLEGISVGSQVWMSHSDTIKKLPENSVLLASTHDVQNAAYKIAGEMTYAIQFHPEVYHSTDGKKLLENFLINIAQVTADWTPDSFVEETVAKLQNQIGEDRVVLGLSGGVDSSVAAMLLHKAIGKNLYCIFVNNGLLRKDEYSQVLLQYEGMGLNVKGVDASARFMEALAGESDPELKRKAIGRVFIEVFDDEAHEVKNVTWLAQGTIYPDVIESVSATGGPSATIKSHHNVGGLPDFMKLKIVEPLKALFKDEVRRVGKSMGMEAELLGRHPFPGPGLAIRILGDITPEKVSILQEVDAVFINNLKKWDLYDKVWQAGAILLPVNSVGVMGDERTYEKCVALRAVESTDGMTADWVNLPYEFLQATSNEIINKVKGVNRVVYDISSKPPATIEWE, from the coding sequence ATGCAACACGACAAGATATTAATATTAGATTTTGGATCACAATACACGCAGCTTATTGCGCGCAGAGTAAGGGAATTAAACATCTACTCTGAAATCCATCCTTTCAATAAAGTGCCATCTAACCTAGATGGCTATAAAGCAATAATTCTTTCTGGAAGCCCTATGTCAGTAAGGTCTGAAGCTGCTTTTCATATAGATTTAAGTGAGATAAGAGGTAAAAAACCACTTTTAGGTGTTTGTTACGGAGCTCAATATCTAGCTCATTTTCACGGCGGTGAAGTAGGAGCTTCTAGCACTAGAGAATATGGACGTGCCAACCTTTCCTTTGTCAAAGAAGATCCTTTCCTTGAAGGAATCTCCGTAGGAAGTCAGGTATGGATGAGCCATAGCGATACCATTAAAAAATTACCTGAGAATAGTGTCTTGCTTGCCAGTACGCATGATGTTCAAAATGCAGCCTACAAAATAGCAGGTGAAATGACGTATGCGATACAATTCCATCCTGAAGTGTATCACTCTACTGATGGGAAGAAGTTATTAGAAAATTTTCTGATAAATATTGCTCAAGTAACTGCAGACTGGACTCCTGATAGTTTTGTAGAAGAAACTGTAGCAAAATTACAAAATCAAATCGGCGAGGATCGAGTTGTTTTAGGACTCTCAGGAGGCGTGGATTCTTCAGTAGCGGCAATGTTGCTGCATAAAGCAATAGGTAAAAATCTCTATTGCATATTTGTGAACAACGGCTTGTTGCGTAAAGATGAATACAGCCAAGTACTTCTGCAGTATGAAGGTATGGGCTTGAATGTAAAAGGAGTTGATGCTTCGGCACGATTTATGGAAGCTCTGGCTGGAGAAAGCGATCCCGAATTAAAACGCAAAGCAATAGGACGAGTTTTTATTGAAGTCTTTGATGATGAGGCACATGAAGTTAAAAACGTAACCTGGCTTGCTCAAGGTACTATTTATCCTGATGTCATAGAAAGTGTCAGTGCCACTGGTGGACCTAGCGCTACGATCAAATCACACCATAATGTAGGTGGGCTACCTGATTTTATGAAGCTTAAGATTGTAGAGCCTTTAAAAGCATTGTTTAAAGATGAAGTTCGTCGAGTAGGGAAGTCCATGGGAATGGAAGCAGAGCTTTTAGGAAGACATCCTTTTCCAGGTCCAGGTCTTGCCATTAGAATATTGGGGGATATCACACCAGAAAAAGTAAGCATCCTTCAAGAAGTAGATGCGGTGTTTATCAACAACCTAAAAAAATGGGATCTATACGATAAGGTTTGGCAAGCAGGAGCAATTCTTTTGCCTGTAAATAGTGTTGGGGTGATGGGAGACGAGCGAACTTATGAAAAATGTGTAGCGCTTAGAGCAGTAGAAAGTACGGACGGGATGACCGCAGATTGGGTGAATTTGCCCTATGAATTTTTACAAGCTACCAGTAATGAAATAATAAATAAGGTAAAAGGCGTTAATAGAGTGGTATATGATATCAGTTCAAAACCACCAGCAACCATAGAATGGGAATAA
- a CDS encoding DUF922 domain-containing protein yields the protein MKVVLFCFSFFLFFFTDPVEKFTYKERPQLVWNDFKGVPPKNAQHFASVNSGMGYRLVSKNRDGKLATAIDVTTYFYPQLSWKKNSKENNQDLLKHEQLHWDISELYARKLRAAYKKYIPQKNPKKEVDYIFRKFEKERLQAQNAYDLETKHGLLKDAQEKWSDKIREELFKTSLEA from the coding sequence ATGAAAGTTGTTCTTTTTTGTTTTTCATTCTTTCTCTTTTTCTTTACGGATCCAGTAGAAAAATTCACATATAAAGAACGCCCGCAGTTAGTTTGGAATGATTTTAAAGGGGTGCCACCCAAAAATGCGCAACATTTTGCTAGTGTCAATAGTGGAATGGGGTATCGTCTTGTTAGTAAAAATAGGGATGGAAAGTTAGCGACAGCTATTGATGTGACAACCTACTTTTATCCTCAACTGAGCTGGAAGAAGAATAGCAAAGAAAATAATCAAGATCTTTTAAAACACGAGCAGTTGCACTGGGATATTTCAGAATTATATGCTCGTAAATTAAGAGCTGCCTACAAAAAGTATATTCCACAAAAGAATCCAAAGAAAGAAGTGGATTACATCTTTAGAAAATTTGAAAAGGAGCGCCTGCAAGCCCAAAATGCTTATGATCTTGAAACCAAGCATGGGCTTTTAAAAGACGCCCAAGAAAAATGGTCTGATAAAATCAGAGAAGAACTTTTTAAAACCAGCTTAGAAGCTTAG
- a CDS encoding zinc-dependent metalloprotease family protein, with protein MFQNYRLWVTILLFGISTVLSSTAQNRKSSWSSVSVSQLENESQWSRKSEPTIASYYRIDMRALKNKLANAPQRGASSNTSNTIIGYPTSNGIEFFKVKEASVMAPELQATYSDFRSYVGQSISEPTNQIRFSITSQGFHGMMFSPKLGTQFVDSYTMNNSSVVVYKKMELVDLGERWECHVEDDLGLRQGFAGPESPIDLKNANDGILRNFRLAISTTVEYSAFHWMRAGVSASALDADKRMAVMGAMVVTMTRNNFIYERDLSITMTFVANNDLLISIGFDNFSNTNPGAILGENQTAIDNTIGFANYDIGHIFSTGGGGLASLASPCTNRKAQGVTGRGSPVGDPFDIDFVAHEIGHQMGAPHTFNGDAANCAGGNRSANSAYEPASGTTIMAYAGICPPQNIQNNSDAYFHQTSLLRIFNNVFNGLSTCAQLNLTGNAAPSAIADADYTIPKGTPYRLVGNSTDPDGTSTHTYTWEQFDLGPAGTPLENNVNGPLVRSFEGTDQKVRVIPKLEDIVAFGGNSTQWEKLPFATRPMNFVLTVRDNDSRGGQTDADLMTIQVDANAGPFSVTSPGNSGTVWRPNTTETITWNVAGTNANGVNTSNVNIILSTDSGRTFDTVLASNIPNTGSYDLLVPSGIVAPSCRLMVEGAGNIFFAINNVDFNINASVQTVCTTYLSGALNTAIPDNNSNGLTSTINVPVTGDVASIKVGLDISHTYISDMTVGISDPSSNNFALIWNRECANQDDLNATFEDGAAAILCRQPTVGNFAPSSTFSVFDNLPANGDWALNIIDNAAQDTGALNSWSIEVCTLMVTPLSNESFELDNLSIYPNPSRGSFTILFDNASSNLVELGIFDLSGRSVFKKSYETYSSFNQNISLKGVSSGMYLVQIKDGNRTITKKIILE; from the coding sequence ATGTTTCAAAATTACCGGTTATGGGTAACAATACTTTTATTTGGTATTAGTACCGTCTTATCAAGTACAGCACAAAACAGGAAGTCTTCTTGGTCTTCGGTTAGTGTTTCCCAACTAGAAAATGAGTCCCAATGGTCTAGAAAATCGGAGCCTACTATAGCTTCTTACTATAGGATCGATATGAGGGCACTAAAAAACAAGTTAGCAAATGCTCCACAAAGAGGTGCTAGTTCCAACACATCAAATACTATTATTGGATATCCTACTTCTAATGGAATTGAGTTTTTTAAAGTAAAAGAAGCCAGTGTTATGGCTCCCGAGTTACAAGCTACATATTCTGATTTTAGATCTTATGTAGGTCAGAGCATCAGTGAGCCGACCAACCAAATTAGGTTTTCAATAACATCTCAAGGATTTCATGGAATGATGTTTTCCCCTAAATTAGGGACACAATTTGTTGATTCTTATACCATGAATAACTCTTCAGTTGTTGTTTATAAGAAAATGGAGCTTGTTGATTTAGGAGAACGATGGGAATGTCATGTAGAGGATGATTTAGGGTTGAGACAAGGCTTTGCAGGTCCAGAATCACCTATTGATCTAAAGAATGCTAATGATGGTATTTTGAGAAATTTCAGATTAGCTATTTCTACTACCGTAGAATATTCAGCTTTTCACTGGATGAGAGCAGGAGTATCTGCAAGCGCACTAGATGCTGATAAGAGAATGGCAGTAATGGGGGCTATGGTCGTTACCATGACTAGAAATAATTTTATTTACGAGCGTGATTTAAGTATTACGATGACTTTTGTAGCAAATAATGACCTTCTGATCTCTATAGGGTTTGATAATTTTTCAAATACAAATCCAGGTGCCATTCTCGGAGAAAATCAAACTGCTATTGATAACACCATAGGTTTTGCTAACTATGATATAGGCCATATATTTTCCACTGGTGGTGGAGGTCTAGCTTCTTTAGCGTCACCTTGCACCAATAGAAAGGCTCAAGGAGTTACTGGAAGAGGTTCCCCTGTAGGTGACCCCTTTGATATTGATTTTGTAGCCCATGAAATAGGGCATCAAATGGGAGCACCGCATACATTTAATGGAGATGCTGCAAATTGTGCCGGAGGGAATAGATCTGCAAACAGTGCTTATGAACCTGCTAGTGGAACTACTATCATGGCTTATGCAGGAATATGTCCTCCTCAAAACATTCAAAATAATAGTGACGCATACTTTCATCAAACGAGCTTGCTAAGGATATTTAATAATGTTTTTAACGGTCTTAGTACTTGTGCGCAACTCAATCTAACAGGAAATGCTGCACCTAGTGCAATTGCAGATGCTGACTATACCATTCCTAAAGGAACTCCATATAGATTAGTAGGTAATTCTACTGACCCTGACGGGACGTCAACACATACCTATACCTGGGAGCAATTTGATTTAGGACCCGCAGGAACCCCTCTAGAAAATAATGTTAATGGTCCATTAGTAAGGTCCTTTGAAGGAACAGATCAAAAGGTTAGGGTTATTCCTAAATTAGAAGATATTGTTGCTTTTGGTGGGAATTCTACGCAATGGGAAAAGCTTCCTTTTGCAACAAGACCTATGAATTTTGTGTTAACCGTAAGAGATAACGATTCTAGAGGTGGACAAACCGATGCAGACCTAATGACCATTCAGGTTGATGCAAATGCAGGTCCATTTAGTGTAACCTCACCTGGTAATAGTGGAACAGTATGGCGCCCTAATACTACAGAAACAATTACTTGGAATGTCGCTGGAACTAATGCTAATGGAGTTAATACTTCCAATGTAAATATCATATTATCTACGGATAGTGGGAGAACATTTGACACCGTACTTGCCAGTAATATACCCAATACGGGCTCTTATGATCTCTTAGTTCCATCTGGTATAGTTGCTCCTAGCTGTAGACTCATGGTAGAAGGAGCTGGTAATATTTTCTTTGCCATTAACAATGTAGATTTTAATATCAATGCAAGTGTTCAAACCGTATGTACCACCTATTTATCTGGAGCATTAAACACCGCCATACCAGATAATAATAGTAATGGACTTACTTCTACTATAAATGTTCCAGTAACAGGAGATGTAGCGAGTATCAAAGTAGGCTTGGATATTTCTCATACTTATATTTCTGATATGACAGTAGGTATTTCTGACCCTTCCAGTAACAACTTTGCTTTAATCTGGAATAGAGAATGCGCAAATCAAGATGATTTGAATGCTACATTTGAAGATGGAGCAGCTGCTATATTATGTAGACAGCCTACCGTAGGTAACTTTGCTCCATCAAGCACCTTTTCTGTTTTTGACAACCTGCCTGCAAATGGGGATTGGGCTTTAAATATTATTGATAATGCGGCTCAAGATACAGGAGCTCTAAATAGTTGGTCTATAGAAGTTTGTACATTAATGGTGACTCCATTGAGTAATGAGTCCTTTGAGTTGGATAATTTATCCATTTATCCTAATCCTAGCAGAGGTAGCTTTACTATTTTATTTGATAATGCTTCTAGTAATCTAGTGGAACTCGGTATTTTTGACTTAAGCGGTAGATCTGTATTCAAAAAGTCTTATGAAACTTATTCTAGCTTTAATCAAAACATCAGTTTAAAAGGAGTTTCTTCAGGGATGTACCTTGTTCAAATTAAGGACGGAAACAGGACCATTACTAAAAAGATCATTTTAGAATAA